A DNA window from Pseudomonas sp. B21-056 contains the following coding sequences:
- a CDS encoding ArnT family glycosyltransferase, producing MNTKASSWTKGAETVRIRLSSPRLELLGFALLALVMVGAGLGWRQPLNVDEERFLGVALEMLQNGSWFIPHRAGEIYADKPPLFMWTVALFVQLTQLPKVALYLPALLAGSVTTACLYDLGRRLWGRRIGVIAALLFLATYQTYSILRTGQIDGFLALWTILGIYGLCRHLLLGPDWRWYYVACAAMGFGVISKGVGFLPVLMLIPYAYAVRKGWKGVTPMPGKAGAWWLGLLVALAAIAVWLGPLLLIVAQGSADSLAYTQEILFKQTAGRYANAWEHREPFWYFFVQVIPKYWLPIFFMLPWLVPAWRRQLLKHDGRVLVLLGWVVLVLLFFSLSSGKRKLYIFPALPGLILLVAPLVPWMLRRWFSRRPRGRTVFAVLTVVWLCAWFVRGFIEPHKEGVNPHETLMADVARLSNNAELVLVGWREGHWLFARQPIVHFGFYGKQSLEQSALWLRSHPQAYALVPARDLARCYNPQKAHSVGETSRAEWFLVGADADNQRCQPPAPGKVYSFAWKQPL from the coding sequence CGGCTGGAATTGCTGGGTTTTGCGCTACTGGCGTTGGTCATGGTGGGGGCCGGGCTCGGCTGGCGGCAACCGCTGAATGTCGATGAAGAACGCTTCCTCGGTGTCGCCCTGGAAATGCTCCAGAACGGCTCATGGTTCATTCCCCATCGAGCCGGGGAAATCTACGCGGACAAGCCACCCCTGTTCATGTGGACCGTGGCGCTGTTCGTGCAACTGACCCAACTGCCAAAAGTCGCCCTGTACTTGCCTGCGCTGTTGGCCGGCAGCGTGACCACGGCTTGCTTGTATGACCTGGGCCGGCGCTTGTGGGGGCGGCGTATCGGTGTGATTGCCGCGCTGCTGTTCCTGGCGACCTACCAGACCTACAGCATCCTGCGCACCGGGCAGATCGATGGTTTTCTCGCGCTCTGGACCATCCTTGGCATCTATGGCCTGTGCCGGCACCTGCTGCTCGGCCCGGACTGGCGCTGGTACTACGTGGCTTGCGCGGCGATGGGGTTTGGCGTCATCAGCAAGGGGGTGGGTTTTCTGCCGGTGTTGATGCTGATTCCATATGCCTATGCGGTGCGCAAGGGTTGGAAAGGCGTGACGCCGATGCCCGGTAAAGCCGGCGCCTGGTGGCTGGGGCTGCTGGTGGCGCTGGCTGCCATTGCAGTGTGGCTGGGCCCGCTGTTGTTGATCGTGGCGCAAGGCAGCGCCGACAGCCTGGCCTATACCCAGGAAATCCTGTTCAAGCAAACGGCGGGGCGCTATGCCAATGCGTGGGAGCATCGCGAACCCTTCTGGTACTTCTTCGTCCAGGTGATTCCGAAGTACTGGTTACCGATTTTCTTCATGCTGCCCTGGCTGGTGCCGGCCTGGCGCAGGCAATTGCTCAAGCACGATGGTCGGGTGCTGGTATTGCTCGGCTGGGTGGTGCTGGTGTTGCTGTTCTTCAGCCTGAGCAGCGGCAAGCGCAAGCTGTATATCTTTCCGGCATTGCCTGGGTTGATTCTGCTGGTGGCACCGCTGGTTCCGTGGATGTTGCGCCGCTGGTTCAGCCGGCGTCCGCGGGGCAGGACGGTGTTCGCGGTGCTGACGGTGGTGTGGCTGTGCGCCTGGTTCGTGCGTGGCTTCATCGAGCCCCACAAGGAGGGCGTCAACCCCCACGAAACCCTCATGGCTGACGTGGCGCGATTGAGCAACAACGCCGAGCTGGTGCTGGTCGGTTGGCGTGAGGGGCACTGGTTGTTCGCCCGGCAACCCATCGTGCATTTCGGCTTTTATGGCAAGCAGTCCCTGGAACAGTCCGCGCTCTGGCTTCGCAGTCACCCGCAGGCCTATGCGCTGGTGCCTGCGCGGGATCTGGCGCGTTGTTACAACCCGCAAAAGGCCCATAGTGTCGGTGAAACTTCCAGGGCCGAGTGGTTCCTGGTGGGGGCCGATGCGGATAACCAGCGCTGCCAGCCTCCGGCGCCTGGGAAGGTCTATTCATTCGCTTGGAAACAGCCTTTGTAG
- a CDS encoding SDR family NAD(P)-dependent oxidoreductase produces MQIDNKIFLVSGGASGLGAATGELLVKAGAKVMLVDLNAEAVAAQAQKLGCQSVVADISNEAAAEAAVKATVEAFGGLNGLVNCAGIVRGEKILGKNGPHGLASFSQVINVNLIGSFNLLRLAAAAIAETEADADGERGVIINTASVAAFDGQIGQAAYAASKGAIASLTLPAARELARFGIRVMTIAPGIFETPMMAGMTPEVRDSLAAGVPFPPRLGKPAEYAALVRHIIENSMLNGEVIRLDGALRMAAK; encoded by the coding sequence ATGCAGATCGACAACAAGATTTTCCTCGTCAGCGGCGGTGCGTCCGGCCTCGGTGCGGCCACTGGCGAGCTGCTGGTCAAGGCCGGCGCCAAGGTGATGCTGGTGGACCTCAATGCCGAAGCCGTGGCCGCCCAGGCACAGAAGCTCGGCTGCCAGAGCGTAGTGGCGGACATCAGCAACGAGGCGGCGGCCGAAGCGGCGGTCAAGGCTACGGTCGAGGCCTTCGGTGGCCTCAATGGCCTGGTGAACTGCGCCGGCATCGTGCGTGGCGAGAAGATCCTCGGCAAGAACGGTCCCCATGGGCTCGCCAGTTTCAGCCAGGTGATCAACGTCAACCTGATCGGCAGTTTCAATCTGCTGCGCCTGGCCGCTGCGGCCATTGCCGAAACCGAGGCCGATGCCGACGGCGAGCGCGGCGTGATCATCAACACCGCGTCGGTGGCAGCGTTCGACGGGCAGATCGGCCAAGCGGCCTATGCGGCGTCCAAGGGCGCGATCGCCAGCCTGACCCTGCCGGCCGCCCGGGAACTGGCGCGTTTCGGGATCCGCGTGATGACCATCGCGCCAGGTATTTTCGAAACGCCGATGATGGCCGGCATGACCCCGGAGGTCCGCGATTCCCTGGCCGCCGGCGTACCGTTCCCGCCGCGCCTGGGCAAACCGGCCGAGTACGCGGCGCTGGTCAGGCATATCATTGAGAACAGCATGCTCAACGGCGAGGTGATCCGTCTCGACGGTGCCTTGCGTATGGCCGCCAAATAG
- a CDS encoding AMP-binding protein translates to MRDYSSATSQFDYQHTVNAALHGSLEALNACVECCDQHALPGRIALFWEGRDGSDATWTYRDLQDHAARFANFLLTQGVGKGDKVAGLLPRTAELLIVVLATWRIGAVYQPLFTAFGPKAIEHRLGGSGARIVVTDAVNRPKLNEVTGCPTVVTVGGEKGRGIVRGDYSFWAEVANHSNQCEPVMLTGEDPFLLMFTSGTTGPAKALSIPLKAIVAFQSYTRDAVDLRPEDAFWNLADPGWAYGVYFGVTGPLAMGHPITFYDGPFTLESTCRVINKYGITNLTGSPTAYRLLIAGGEQFARSIKGRLRIVSSAGEPLNPEVIRWFADNLDVVIHDHYGQTELGMVLCNHHGLTHPVHLGAAGFASPGHRIVVLDENHQELGVGQPGILAVDRSQSPMCWFAGYQGGPTKSFVGNYYLSGDTVELNPDGSISFVGRSDDVITTSGYRVGPFDVESALIEHPAVVEAAVIGKPDPERTELVKAFVVLSAQYRAAPELAEELRQHVRKRLAAHAYPREIEFVSDLPKTPSGKVQRFILRNQEVAKAQEAAAQNVSA, encoded by the coding sequence ATGCGCGATTACTCGTCCGCCACATCGCAGTTCGATTACCAGCACACCGTCAATGCCGCACTGCACGGTTCGCTCGAGGCGCTGAACGCCTGCGTCGAATGTTGCGACCAGCATGCGTTGCCGGGGCGCATCGCGTTGTTCTGGGAGGGCCGTGACGGCAGCGACGCGACCTGGACCTACCGTGACCTGCAGGACCACGCCGCGCGTTTCGCCAATTTCCTGCTGACCCAGGGCGTGGGCAAGGGCGACAAGGTTGCCGGCCTGCTGCCTCGCACTGCGGAGCTGCTGATCGTGGTGCTCGCCACCTGGCGCATCGGGGCGGTGTATCAGCCGTTGTTCACTGCGTTCGGCCCCAAGGCCATCGAGCACCGTCTCGGTGGATCTGGCGCACGCATCGTCGTCACCGACGCAGTCAATCGGCCCAAGCTCAACGAAGTGACCGGTTGTCCCACCGTGGTCACCGTCGGCGGCGAAAAAGGCCGGGGGATCGTTCGGGGCGACTACAGTTTCTGGGCTGAAGTGGCGAACCATTCCAATCAATGCGAACCGGTGATGCTCACCGGCGAGGACCCCTTCCTGCTGATGTTCACCTCCGGCACCACCGGGCCGGCCAAGGCGTTGTCCATACCGCTCAAGGCCATCGTCGCCTTCCAGAGCTACACCCGGGACGCCGTGGACCTGAGGCCCGAAGACGCGTTCTGGAATCTTGCCGATCCGGGCTGGGCCTACGGCGTCTACTTCGGCGTGACTGGCCCGTTGGCGATGGGACATCCCATCACGTTCTACGATGGTCCGTTTACCCTGGAAAGCACCTGCCGGGTCATCAACAAGTACGGCATCACCAACCTCACGGGTTCGCCCACGGCTTATCGCCTGCTGATTGCCGGCGGCGAGCAGTTCGCCCGGTCGATCAAGGGCCGGCTGCGCATCGTCAGCAGTGCCGGCGAGCCGCTGAACCCGGAAGTGATCCGCTGGTTCGCCGATAACCTGGACGTGGTGATCCATGACCATTACGGCCAGACCGAACTGGGCATGGTGCTGTGCAACCACCATGGGCTGACGCATCCGGTGCACCTGGGCGCGGCCGGTTTCGCCTCGCCAGGCCACCGGATCGTGGTGCTGGATGAAAACCATCAGGAACTGGGCGTCGGCCAGCCGGGGATTCTCGCCGTCGACCGTAGCCAGTCACCCATGTGCTGGTTCGCCGGCTACCAGGGCGGGCCGACCAAATCCTTCGTCGGCAATTATTACCTGAGCGGTGACACCGTTGAGCTGAACCCGGACGGCAGCATCAGTTTCGTCGGCCGCAGTGACGACGTGATCACCACCTCGGGCTATCGCGTCGGTCCCTTCGACGTGGAAAGCGCCCTGATTGAACACCCGGCGGTGGTCGAAGCGGCGGTGATCGGCAAACCCGACCCGGAGCGGACCGAACTGGTGAAGGCCTTCGTCGTGCTCAGCGCCCAGTACCGCGCCGCGCCGGAGCTGGCCGAAGAGTTGCGCCAACATGTGCGCAAGCGCCTCGCCGCCCATGCCTATCCCCGTGAAATCGAATTTGTCAGCGACTTGCCGAAAACCCCAAGCGGCAAAGTACAGCGCTTTATCTTGCGCAACCAGGAAGTCGCCAAAGCCCAAGAAGCGGCGGCGCAGAACGTTTCAGCTTGA